The nucleotide sequence ATTACGCCGAAGACCTTTCCtaagtttttttcgtttttgcccTCAAATTTGTCTTTATATTCTACAAAACTTTAGGGCGCAGTGAAGATGTGCCAAACGTAGAAGCGCAGTTCAGCTTTCTTCAAAAAAGATTTCAGATTTGCGTAAACATGTCCTAGGTCAATTTTGGATATTTGTCTGGTTTCTTTAAAACGATTCAGATTTGCCACGGATGTTGTTGTGGTAATTCTCATACCGTCAGATAACCAGATAATCAGATAACATTAATTGAGCCATAACTTTTGTATTGTTTCGGTAGTTTTATGCTTTTTAGTGAATGTTGTGAACCCGGTCCGGATCGTTCTGGTACGGTCTACATCCGGTAATCGACTCGTTTTCAGATGACAACTCTTCtcctattttatttgtttacttttgtcAGATATTTGTTCGTGTTGTAATTTGGGGCtgtattattttgtttgttattttttatatatttttcggcTATAAAATTTGCTGTGCGCACATATAAATTTGCTCTTTTcagatttgaaaaacaaagatgGATCGCAACGATAGAGAAAGAATACGTCATCCGCCTGGATTACGTGGTCGTGACATCGGACTATTTTACCGCAACTTATCAAAGCGAAAGCGTCCAAGACCAGACGAGCCAACAATTAGATTGGGACCTTGCGTGAGTGTCCCGCAAGCTGTGCTGGCAAGGGTTGAAGAGAAACTCTATCGTTTCGCACAAAGCTGCGAAGATGAGAACGTGTTGAAAGACTTTGAAGCACAATTTCGACATTTGTTATTCGCCGATTTTGAGGATTTCATTGTTACTTCAAAGTCATCCAGTTATGAGCTGCTGGATAATGAATTTCAAAATCAACGTTACAAATCCGATGCTTTGTTAAAGGAACGTGATCCACAGTTTCAGAGACGATACGAGCAACGTATGAATTTGCCGGCAATGAAGCAACATGATCGTATATTAGAAGCGATTAAAGAAAATCAAGTATTACTAATTGTTGGTAGTACGGGTTGTGGTAAGACAACACAAGTGCCACAGCTCATTTTGGATGATTACATCTTCAATAATCGTGGCTCACAGTGTCATGTAGTATGTACACAACCGCGTCGTATTTCGGCAGTAACGGTTGCTGAGCGTGTAGCTTATGAAAGGTGTGAGCATTTGGGTACATCGGTGGGCTATCAAATTCGTTTGGAAAGTGAAATGCCGCGAGATATTGGGTCCATTTTGTATTGCACCACAGGCGTGCTTCTGCAAAAGTTGCAATCAGATCCATTGATGAATGCCGTAAGCATTGTTATCATAGACGAGATACACGAACGCAGTGTAGAGACTGATTTGCTAATGgctttattgaaaatcatattgCCACATCGAccaaatctgaaaattattttaatgagtGCTACTGTGTCGGAGGAAGAATTTAGCGCTTATTTCAACAATTGTTATACGATAAACATTGAAGGCACAATGTTTCCGGTTAAGGTGAACTACCTGGAAGATATTATACAAGAGACCGGTTTCACACGTTTTCATAATAATCCGCACGAGTGCACCAAAAATAAGGCACGACATCGCTCCAAGCAATCTAACCGCCAGAGCACTAATAATTTGGAGTATTCAGCAATGATCGAGCCATATCTGCGGCAGATTAAAGACAAGTACGATAATCAGGTACTGCAGTCATTACGTTGTACCGACTCGGAAGGTTGCGAAAATCTACAATTTTTAGagcatttaattttctatatttgtgATACAAAGCCACCGGGGgcgattttggttttcttgccGGGTTACGATAACATTTCTAAACTTAATTCTGTACTACTAAATCCCACTTTACCGATTGGCCAGCGTTACGCACGTAAGATACAAGTGTATCCATTACATTCAATGATGCCTACCGTGTTTCAAAAGAATGTTTTTCAATCACCGCCACCTGGCATTCGTAAGGTTATACTCTCAACTACAGTAGCAGAAACTTCGGTCACAATTGATGATGTTGTCTATGTGATCAATAGTGGACGCATGAAGACGAATAATTATAATGTGGAAGCCAATTTGCAAACGCTTGAAGAAGCTTGGGTTACAAAAGCCAATACGAAACAACGCAAAGGACGTGCTGGTCGTGTGCAACCTGGTATCTGTTATAATCTCTTTAGTCGCGCTCGTGAAAAGACAATGCTCGACCAAATAGTGCCCGAAATATTGCGTAGTAAACTGGAATCTACcatattaaatatgaaaatgttgcaCGTGAAAGATGTaggctatttttttaatacacttaTTTCGCCACCTAACCAACAAGCTGTCACAAATGgcataaatttactaaaacgtaTCAATGCGCTAGACGTGGAAGGTACATTAACGCCTTTGGGCATGCATTTGGCACGTTTGCCGGTTGATCCGCCAATTGGTAAAATGCTTGTGATGGGCGCACTCTTTCGTTGTTTGGATCCTATCACTTCAGTGGCAGCGGGATTGTCATTTAAGTCGCCATTTTATACGCCACTCGGCAAAGAGAGAGAAGTTGATCGTGTCAAGCGTCATCTCTCGGCCAATCAGAGAAGTGATCATTTGTTGATCGACAATGTTGTACTCACTTATCGTGAATCGCTTGAGGATAGTTCTGAGCGAGATTTTTGctacaaaaactttttaaatattggcATACTACAGCAGTTGGAGGATATGAAACGCCAATTTGCTAGTTTGCTTCGCGCATCCAGCTTTACAGATTCAAGTAATTGCAATGCCCAATCTTCTAATGAGAATTCCAAGAATATTACATTGTTACGCGCTATAATTGCCGCTGGTCTTTATCCAAATATGGCATTTTTGAGTAAAGTACGTCGTACAAAGAATCACGTCAATGCCATACATCATCTTTGCACACCAGAGGAACGACGAGTCAATTTCCATCCATCCTCTGTGAATAGCCATGAAGCTTCATTTGATTCTCACtattttgtctattttcaaaAACAGAAGTCATCGAGTGTTTATATTTTAGATGCTACCATGGTTTTTCCGATGGCCCTAATCATATTTGGCGATGGCGTTGAAACAGgttatactgaaaaaaatatattttacatttcagTGGCTCGCACGTACTACTTTAAATGCGATCCCGCCACTGCCAAAGTTGTTTTGGAACTGCGCAAACGTTTGGAATGGCTTATGCAAAAGCGTGCACTAAATCCATCACCAATCCTGCCAAATAGCAGCGAAGATTACATCATCAAAGCAATTCAAATACTCTTATCATTGGATGATGTGTACGATTATAGCGATCAATATCTCTCGTCTGATGAAGagcaacaataattttttttgtaaatgtaaaagCTTGTAAAAGAGAATGATGTTGAGAAAAATATGTCTTGTAAATGAACGATTATATGTGCATTTCTTCTGCATACACTTGTATAGTGTATGCatcataacaaataataaatgaaatagtaaaaaaaacagTAATCAAAATTGTTTAGTATTGGTTTTACCATGACTGAGATTTATTTTGCATTACCAAACCGTTGAGTTTCAATGGAAATTCGGCAGATAAGATAAGTTAACCAGAAGAGCTACGGTGTGTTTGGTAAAAGCGAGTGCCCTTAAAATTGCTTAGCGATTAatcgaagaaaattaaaattatacccTAGTAAATTAGTTTAATTATTACATATTCAAGTCATTagcttatataataataatataaaaaattgtgattttgatTTCCGTTGAACTTATTCATCCTTTAAAACGTTAATAAAATCGTATGGCATTTGAATGGGGACTTTTACAGTAACAACACGTACTGTGTGTGGCTCAAATATCGGGttgatttttggaatttttttttgctgactgtgttttcttcgatataaaaaaatgtaagtctGAAAAATCAATGTAATTTTTACCCATTTgtaactttcactttattatactaaaattcaatcatctataaaactgtatatcagaattttttcgaaaaatactgagtaagtttgaagttttgatgaaaactggccgaattttttaaaattctgtacaaggtttgaaactttgcgatatatggtttttgttttactatgaattatatttttataaaaatttattaaaattgcataaataaatagtcaaaacttatcataTGGTCGTACCCTTTATGAGTGcttgaaatatgattttgaagCCATGTTTCTTGTTTCTCGGACTAAAATTATCTGTTCCTGCAGAAGCAGCAAATCTTCGGAGATTTTCTAACAAAGTGGGTGAAATGATTTAAAAAGCATGGAAATGTTCATAATCTACCTGAACGAGAAAGAACAAAGAtcttaaaaatcaaattactaatatttttgcatataatATCCAGTATCCAGATGCCAAAACCCTTGAACATGAACACTTAGGAAGCACGGAAGAAAAGGAAACTGTGGTAAAGCGTTACCCTCCAAAACCAATTAGTTTTTaagattacttttattcaatttaattttgcacgatatgccttgactatggccttgaggcgGTCCAGATACGAAtcacaagctgcccgaatgcgacacgcaggtattttggcccactcgcgcttttttcagcgtctcgggactggtgaatcttttagttcggaccttgctctccaaaatggcttaAAGAGAATAATtgcgattccatgaatttcagctatgatttcggttcatttttaataaatttaccaacaatgtcgatggagttttcgttgTTTATTGATATTATCGCTTTCAAAGTACCCCCTATCAAAtgtaacgcacttatgccagcgtttgatccagcgctcgaaacatttctggaactctgttTTCAgtgccgtcttcgatttttccattacctcCTTTCGATTGCTAAAACCCGTTCAGCGTCGTATCAGGTGAATTCTCCAAAATGGCTTAAAGAGAATAATtgcgattccatgaatttcagctatgatttcggttcatttttaataaatttaccaacaatgtcgatggagttttcgttgTTTATTGATATTATCGCTTTCAAAGTACCCCCCATCAAAtgtaacgcacttatgccagcgtttgatccagcgctcgaaacatttctggaactctgttTTCAgtgccgtcttcgatttttccattacctcCTTTCGATTGCTAAAACCCGTTCAGCGTcgtatcaggtgaattcgatgactgttgaatggtattcgtttcgttcttgttcaaaaattcacagaTAATGGCATTGTGCGACGCACAATGGGGATTTTTggacaaattttcttaaataatccTAGAGAAGGCAATTCgtgaccgattttaataatatttttgctctTTAATTGGTCGTAAATGATTTTGGAAAAGATTGTCTAGGTCCGAAtatcagttttttattatatcaagaCACACCCTCGAAGAGGGGTACTTTTATGGAAAATTACACCTTGGTAGTTCCTAGGCATGGAATATGTGTTCATATGGCGGTCCAACTCGAGAATTTCCATGATGACGGGACATAATTTTAGACGAGCTACGTAAGCGAACTAagagtaaaatatcaaaatagtcaaattaaaaattatgaaaaattcggtaaggttaaaaaaaaaatgggtgaCAATTGAGAAGAAAATGAATAACTGAGTATCTTTTCAACAAAAAGgtgtaaacacaaataacaacTGATTAACAACAGATTCTGTCAACTTCATTGAGAGCCGAGAGCTGTTCTCTCACCTGCATTATAGTTGCACAAATCAAAATGATCTCGGTCACCTTTTGATAAAATTCTCGGTCAATGTAGCGATTTCGTCAGTTCTATTTTGAAATAAGCCCAATAAGACCATTAAACTGAAATCTAAACTATgcctctttgttttttttcccaCAATAATTGACCCAACAGCTGCCGCTACCTCTGTGaattacaaaatcaaatttctGACTCACTCATTTAACCATTTCTCTATTCGTCAACCAATTTGCTACTCAAGGTATTTCTCATAGCTAAGAATGAAACGTAGGACTTTCtgaattgtacaattttttattcgtcGAATTTTAACCCTTTGACTAATACAAAAAAACTAGCGTTGCATACCTTTCGGATCCTAGTACCACTAGAAATGTGTATTAGCAATActagttgttaaaaaataataatattaataattaacaaTGTCGGGATATTGCAAACGACATCAGTAATCTAAGTCAAAGAGTAACAGAGTTTAAAAGCGTCAGGTCTATTGGACCCGACATGTAGATAAAGGGATAACGTTCGTTCAGAACTATCGAAGAGAGGATGGAGAACATAATAGACCTCTTCTATCGAATTTAGTACTCACTGAcaaattgctttgaaaaatttacgAATTCTTTGTATGGAAAAGAGAAGGAGCATGAACTAGTCATGGTCGTAGCTACATTCGAAAGGCATTAGTTCGGTATTAGTGGATTCCCGAGTAGCGATAATATTTACATTCTAAACTGTCTATTAACATGCTAAATGTGTGTAAATGCACCTCTATTGGTGCACCCTGTATATGCCTGTgcgtgtatatataatatatgaatattttaatttcttttgcaaCTACTAGCGGCATGTATTTGCTATATACTCGTACGAGCCGGTTCGGCGGCAGCGTGTTATGGACATAACTACTCACATACCCAGACTCAATTATACTTTTACAAATGAATAACCGTGTTGGTTGGACACCGGTTATGAAAGCTTCAAGGcattttatgaatgaatttaCGTGGTGAACTGTCCACTTGTAGCAAAAAGGtgtaattaatttcattaataattttcaatattacatGAAATTTCACTTCCATGGGAATGTGTGGGGAAGAGCACAGAGTTGATTTCAGACCTGtacttaataatattaaatgtttttatgcacatacacaaatatgtatattcatgcATATTTTGATGCTTGGCTTTTATCAGCTTTTTTCACTTGTATTGTAAATTCAACAGAACTCATTTACTTTGAATTTAAGACTCTCCACAAATGAATTTAAGACTGTCACAAATTTATATCTACTTTTACTCTGAATATAACAGCAATATACTActggtacattttttatttaatttttctttgtcaTTACCCTAAGTCTACGAGGGGAGGTCACAAGTTCTTGGAATGGAGGGTTTATGACGGAGCTGGTTGGAGTTTTGAGTTTTGAAGAAAACTTCATAGATTTTATGGAAGATATgtcatcagctgtctgttagttgactaaattACAGTACAGATTATTGTTTACACGCGCGCGGaagtattttgccg is from Anastrepha ludens isolate Willacy chromosome 4, idAnaLude1.1, whole genome shotgun sequence and encodes:
- the LOC128862411 gene encoding ATP-dependent DNA/RNA helicase DHX36, with protein sequence MDRNDRERIRHPPGLRGRDIGLFYRNLSKRKRPRPDEPTIRLGPCVSVPQAVLARVEEKLYRFAQSCEDENVLKDFEAQFRHLLFADFEDFIVTSKSSSYELLDNEFQNQRYKSDALLKERDPQFQRRYEQRMNLPAMKQHDRILEAIKENQVLLIVGSTGCGKTTQVPQLILDDYIFNNRGSQCHVVCTQPRRISAVTVAERVAYERCEHLGTSVGYQIRLESEMPRDIGSILYCTTGVLLQKLQSDPLMNAVSIVIIDEIHERSVETDLLMALLKIILPHRPNLKIILMSATVSEEEFSAYFNNCYTINIEGTMFPVKVNYLEDIIQETGFTRFHNNPHECTKNKARHRSKQSNRQSTNNLEYSAMIEPYLRQIKDKYDNQVLQSLRCTDSEGCENLQFLEHLIFYICDTKPPGAILVFLPGYDNISKLNSVLLNPTLPIGQRYARKIQVYPLHSMMPTVFQKNVFQSPPPGIRKVILSTTVAETSVTIDDVVYVINSGRMKTNNYNVEANLQTLEEAWVTKANTKQRKGRAGRVQPGICYNLFSRAREKTMLDQIVPEILRSKLESTILNMKMLHVKDVGYFFNTLISPPNQQAVTNGINLLKRINALDVEGTLTPLGMHLARLPVDPPIGKMLVMGALFRCLDPITSVAAGLSFKSPFYTPLGKEREVDRVKRHLSANQRSDHLLIDNVVLTYRESLEDSSERDFCYKNFLNIGILQQLEDMKRQFASLLRASSFTDSSNCNAQSSNENSKNITLLRAIIAAGLYPNMAFLSKVRRTKNHVNAIHHLCTPEERRVNFHPSSVNSHEASFDSHYFVYFQKQKSSSVYILDATMVFPMALIIFGDGVETGYTEKNIFYISVARTYYFKCDPATAKVVLELRKRLEWLMQKRALNPSPILPNSSEDYIIKAIQILLSLDDVYDYSDQYLSSDEEQQ